The Bdellovibrio sp. NC01 genome includes the window GCGATTCGTGCAGGTACTGTCGTTTACGATCCAAATGGTCACGCGGCTTTGATTTACAAAGTCACTGATGAAGGCCGTTTGTTCTATGTTGATGCTCATCCTGACAATTCATTGACGACAGGTATGTTCACGCCGAAGTTTTCACGTAGCAATCCAAATCAAGGTGCAGGTTTTAAAAACTTCAGACCTTTGATGTTGATCGATTCAAAACCGGATTCTTCTGGCATCTATGCTGGTGGTAAAATTGTAGGCGTGCCGAATTACTCTTTGCCATTGTTTGGTACAGAGCAATTCTACGGCACGAATCCAGATCCAGGCGGTCAATGGAACCAAGGTAAGTTCGTTGTTAACGGCAACACTGTGAACTTCTATGACTATGTTCGTTTGAAATTAACAATCGGTGCGCAACATCTTGATCCGATTGCTGACATGAAAAACTTGGTTTCAGACATTTGCTCAAGCTTGAAAGACCGTGTGGCTGCGGTTGATGCAGCTCGTACTTCAGGTGTGCAATTGAAACCGCATCCAGATCGTTTGCCAGGTAATATCTATGGTACGGATGGCGAGTGGGAATCTTTTGCGACTCCGTCACGTGATGCGCGTTTGAAGGTGGCTTTTGCGGATCTTTTGAATTCAGCAAGAACTGCGATTGATAAATATCGTGCTCACGATCCATCGATTAAATACAACGGTGGCAATTTGGCGAATGATTTGTTCCAAGCTTATGCGCAAGGTGCAACTTCTTGCCAATTCTCTTACACGACTTCAAACGGTAAGAGCGTGATGATGAATCTTGAAGCCGCAAGACAACGTCTGTTTGCAATGAGCTTCGACCCTTACCACTGCGTAGAATCACGCTGGGGTGCTCGCCTTCCACAAGAATTGGAAGCGTGTGCTGACGATGCAAATAAAAAACAATGGTACGCGCAAGAACAATGGTTGCGTAACCAAACAGATCGTCGTTATGACGTGCGTATGGATTACTCGCTTCAAGAACTTGTGGGACCAATGCCAGGTGTCGGCGTTGCGAATCCTCCGGATGTCGACATCGTAGGTTATTTAAAATCGCAAATGTAATTTGCTAATCTAAATTTATCCCGGTATGAAAGCCCCGCATAGTTTGTCGGGGCTTTTTTATTTCTGGGGGCATTCTTGAAATTCCGCTTTGTATTTCTGTCTTTAATGACGTCAGCAACTGCGACCATCTCAGCAGCGTCACCGCCCCCCGCTTTGCAATGCTTGTGGGCTTCCTATCACAACTTTAAAATTTCTGCCGATCACCGTGAATTGATCTTTGCCGATAACGGTGTTTTGCCTTTTTCAAATATCACCTCTGAAGAGTTCTTTAAAAACTTTGCGGTGCTTGCTGAAACTCCGACGGCCGCCGACCAAATGTTTTTTGTTCCTTACAAGTCTGGCTTTGCCACGGATGCACATGGAAACAAAATCTTGCCGCCGCCAACTGAACGTGAAGAAGCTGGGCGCATTCGTTTTGAACCGTTCTTTTTAAAATCTTACGGCGATCGTCCTGCCGTCGTTGAAAAAGATCTGGTATCAGTCGTTTGGGTTGATGGCAAAAAAGTTTCTTTCAATAGACGATATGGCGCCGCCACTGCTTTACAAAAAGTGTCAGAGCAATTGAGTGCTTTATTGAAAACCCATCCAGAATATAAAAAATTTGTCGTGTCGCCACTCGGCGGCACTTACAACTGGCGCGTGGTTGCTGGGACAAAAAATCTGAGTGTGCATTCATTTGGTGTGGCAATCGACATCAATCTTGATCACTCCAACTATTGGAAGTGGGAAATGAAGGACGGTCGCATCACTTACAATAATGCCATCCCCTTCGAAGTCGTTGAGGTTTTCGAAAGAAACGGATTTATTTGGGGTGGCAAGTGGCACCACTACGATACCATGCACTTCGAGTATCGCCCGGAACTTTTGATAAGTTCGGATGCTTGCGCCACTGAATTTTTAAAATATCGCGATTAATTTTTATAGAGTTCTTATTTAAAAGACTAAAGGATTTTGCAATGAAAACGTTAAGTTTATTTTTGGCATCTCTTTTCGCTTCGTCGGCGTTTGCTGGCGGATTTAACGGTTCCATCTCTTACACGGATAAAGAACGCGCCCAGCATGCCGCTGGTATTCAAACAGTGATGAGTGCGGCTTCTGAATGTTTGCAAGCAGATCTTGAACATCACAGAAAATTCTATGCACAATTTGGCGTGTCGCCTTATTATGGTTCCGCTTCAGCGTTTTCTAAATTGTCTCCAGCGGCTCGTCGTGAAGAATTGCGCAAATTAGGAGTGAATCCTGCTTTGGCTGACGAAATGCAACCAACAAGCTGTATTGGTCTTGCGATGAAATGCTTGGAAAAAGGTTTCACGGCAGCAGGTCAAACAAATTTGTGGCCTCGCCTTCGTAACTTTGCTGATGCAAACGATATGGATGGCACAGCCTTGCAAGCGGGCTTACGCGAATTAGGATGGAAAGTTTTGTATTGGAATCCTGACGTCACTAAAAACAAAGACTGGGATGCAAAAGAAAAAGCGAACGATTACTTCAATAAAAAACGCTTCTGGGGTTACCACGAATATCGTTGGTCCACAGTGCAAAACTCACGCACGTATATGTACAACAAAGTGGACGATATCACGACATTGGTTAACTTTGGCATGAATCCACCAGCGAAGTTTAAAGACATTCCATTCTTTATCGGTACGGCCCATACGGGTTACCACGTTTTCCCTGGCGCATTCGGCAAAGTGATTGAAGGTCACAGCACGCGCGCGATCACCGATTCGCAAACGGTTGAATCGTCGGACTTCAATCCTCTAGCAAATGGCGGCGGCCCACGTGGCGCTTACAAATCGGGCTTGATGGCGATTCCGCCGGGCTATCTACAATAACAAACCAAATTAAAAAGGCTCCTAAAAGGAGCCTTTTTTATTTCAGATTTTCAAATGCATCCATAGTTCGCGCCGAATAAACAAGAGCCGCTCCGGCGTTCACTGCGACCGCTACTCCCAATGCTTCCATGATTTCCGCTTGGGTAGCGCCGTGTTTTTTCGCAGCATCCGTATGAACAACGATACAGCCATCACATTGGCGCGTCACTGCAACTGCCAAAGCGATAAGTTCACGCGTTTTAGCATCAAGCTTTGGATCGGCTGGCTTAGCGCCAGAGATCGCAGCATAGCCCTTTATGACGTCAGGGTTCAATTTCGCAATTCCACTCATGCGAGTTTTAATTTCAGAGATGTATTCATTCCAGTTAAGCATATAAGCTCCTTCGTTGATGACACTAGAATATCAACGAAGATGGTTCTTCTCCATGGACTGGATTGACAATCAGGTGGACAAATCTGCCACGATGGAAATGCCATTTTTCTGACGGAATACCTGAGGCGATACCCCAACCGCCTTCTTGAAGAAACGACTGAAATAATGTTCGTCTTCGAAATTCAGTGAAAAAGCGATTTCTTTCACACTCTCGTATGTCAAATGCAGTTTCTTTTTTGCTTCTAACACCACACGCTCTTGAATCAATTGCGAGGGGCTTTTTGCGAAATATCGCGCACTCTTCTTAGTCAAAGCATTCGCAGTCATATTAAGAAGGTCGGCATATTCGGCAGGACTGCGTTTGGTAAGAAAATGTTCATCAATCAAAGATTTGAATTTTTCCATTTGCTCATCACGACGAGTCAGCAAAGGTCCCTGCTTTAAATCTTTACGCTTAATCCGACTTGTCAGAGCTAAAAACAGCTGCAGATACGAGGTCAGAATTGAATGATCCTGCGTCTTTAGCTTGAGCTCAATTGCGATCTGATTAAAAAGATCTTTCACTCTCGGTAAGTCGGCTTTATTTAGTGCCAACACCGGCGATAGATAAACGTTATTAAAAAGCAAACCATTGCATGCAACTTCAGGCTTGTGAAACTCGATGCAATAGAAATCTCCATGAAACTCAAGTACCTGTGCTTTTGCAGCAGTCCCGTGCATAGCTATTTGCAAAGATTGAAATGGCGTTACAAAGATCAAACACGGCGACTTGAACGAGTAAATGCCGCCATCGATTTGACAGGTTCCTTGTCCCGAAGAAATAAAAAAGGCTGAGTACAACTCAACCCTTTGATCTTTCGTAAAATTTTTAAGTGCTATGTTTCGCAGTTGCATCACATAACGATAGCAGATTTATCACACTCTGCCACCATGACGCAAATCTCAACCAAAAGTAAGTCCGTACCTAAAGAGTCGGAAGAGACCACCCCGAGTAACGTTGCACTTCTTCGGAAATATCGGCGCCTAGCTCGACGTGACGGTATGAATTTGGTGAGTCCCAGATTTTCTTAACAAGCTTGTTCATCACATCGTGACCGGCTTTATAAAGAACAACGTGACCCATCAGCGGCATTTCCAACGTGACAAGATCACCTAAAGCGTCCAAGGCTTTATGACGAACGAATTCGTCAGCCCAACGCAAACCTTCAGGGTTCACAACGGCTTCGTTATCAAGCACCACACAGTTATCAAGGCTTCCGCCTTTTGCTAATCCACGCGCCTGCAATGCTTCAACGTCTTTCAAGAAACCAAATGTTCTGGCACTTGCGATATCACGACCAAATGATTGTTCATTCACATCCAAATCAACCGTTTGCTTACCGATTTTTGGATGAGGGAAATCAATCGTCACTGTCACACGCAAGCCATGATAAGGCACCACGTATGCATGCTTATCACCTTCGCTGAAATAAATCGGCTCTGTGATATAGCAATATTTGCGGGGTTGATCTTGCTCAACGATGCCCACATCCAGAAGGGCTTTCAAGAAAGCTCCGGCACTGCCATCGCAGATTGGAATTTCAGGGCCATCAAGTTCGATAAAGATGTTATCGATACGTAAAGCCGACAATGCAGATACACAGTGTTCGATCGTTGCGACAGAGAATTTTTCGCCACCGATCGTTGTCTGATGAGAGGTTGCATTGACATTACGTGCGCTGACTTTCAACGACGGAGAACCCGGCAAATCACTACGAATGAAGTACACACCTGTATCAGGTGGCGCTGGTCTGAAAGTCAAAGTACAAGGATCGCCAGAGTGAATACCGATCCCGTTAACTACTGTTCTTTTACGAATGGTCTTTTGTAAAAACATACTAGTTAGACATTACTCTAACTACTGGGGCTTCGCAATGCGCAACTGCCCGACAACGTCGCCTTTCCAGTTTGTGACTTTAGGCTGACTGAATTGTGATAAGGCCTTTGCTTCATCGATTGTCATGCCACCTAATTGCACAAGAAGTTGCACCGTTGCCAATTGAGTCGCTCTGCCTGCACCGTCAGAGCATTTTAAAGCGAACGCGACCTTTTTCGCTGGAATAAATCCTGCCATTACACCTTCGGCTCCGCCTTTAACAATCGCGCGACCTTGTGTCTTTTCAATCACAGCTGTGGCGAATTCACCACTGCCTGAAATGAAGAACGGATTTGTTGTCACCGCTTTGATAATGCGATCTACCGCGGTTTTGCGCGCACCTGTTAATTTGGAATCGATAAAAGTTGCCATACCGTGTGCGATGTTTTGCAAAGGCATTGCATACGTCGGAATACCACAGCCATCAATTCCATGAATGGCTTTTGCGTGATCAAACTTTGTTGCCTCCGATAGAACTTTGCGCAGACGTTTTTGCGCTGGATGTTCTGGATTTTCATAACCGTGAGGATCTTCATGCAAGTGCATGCACGTCGTGATGATACCTGAATGTTTACCAGCACAGTTGTTACAGAACACAGTGGGCTTTAGATTGCGGCGAATAAAATCGTGAGCCGACGCTTCGTTGTATGGCAGATGAGGCGCACACACGTACATGCTTTCTGGAATTTTTACTTTCTCTGCCCACTCATGCAAAACTGCGAGATGTTCTTTTTCACCACGATGGGATGCGCACGCCAATGCGATCATGCGATCGTCTAATTGAAAGTGCTCAGCCGCGCCACTTTCTACAAGAGGAATGGCTTGTAACATTTTAATCGCGCTTCGCGGGAAGGTTACGAACTGAGTATTACCCCAGCTGTGTAAAGGATGTCCTGCTTCATTAACTACGCTTGCGACAACGTTGTGTGAACTTTCAACGATGGCTCCACGAGTGACTTCGATGACGATTGGCTGTTTTGATAACATCGCTTCCTTCTCCGGCGGCAGATACCACCGGGAAGACGGCAGATCTACTTATCCAAGTCGATAGATTCCATAAGTGTATTCTTGGCGAATTCAGTGATCACACGACCGCGTGGAGTCTTCTGAATGAAGCCTTCTTGAATCAAGAAGGGCTCATACACTTCCTCGAGCGTGTCACGTTCCTCACTAAGGGCCGCAGCTATTGTATCAATTCCTACGGGGCCACCACTATATTTTTCTGAGATTAGACTCAAAATACGACGGTCCATAAGGTCCAGACCATAATGATCCACACCCAACTGATTAAGAGCATAAATCGCGATTTCCTGAGTGATGCGACCATTTCCTTTAACTTGTGCATAGTCACGCACACGTTTTAACAAACGATTCGCAATACGAGGAGTTCCACGCGAACGGCGAGCCACTTCCGCAGCGCCCTGCTCGTCCATTTCCACTTTGAGAATTTCTGCGGATCTCATCAAGATTTTTTGCAACGCTGCTTTGTCATAAAACTGCAGACGTTCAACGATACCGAAACGATCGCGGAATGGAGGATTCAATAAACCCGCACGCGTCGTCGCGCCAACTAACGTAAATGGTGCCAATTGGAATTTCATTGAACGCGCGCCCAGGCCGTCACCTGTCACGATGTCGATGTAATAATCTTCCATCGCCGTGTACAAGTACTCTTCAACGTGACGACTGAGACGATGAATCTCGTCAATGAATAGGACCGAGTTTGGTTTTAATGAAGTTAAGATCGCAGCCAAATCGCCTTTTTTATCGATCGCCGGTGCTGACGTCATTTTGATATCAGAACCCAAATCGTTCGCGATGATCTGCGCAAGTGTCGTTTTACCCAAGCCCGGAGGACCGCTTAACAACACGTGATCCAAAGGTTCTTGACGGAGTTTTGCTGCCGCCACGAAAACTTTGATTTTATCTTTAACAATGTCCTGACCCGCAAATGCCGAAAAATCATGGGGACGTAATTCATTCTCCCACGCCTTCTCGCCACCGCCAGAGCTTACGTTATCCGTCATATCACTGTCCATGAGACTGCCTTCTAGAATGCGACTCATGACAAGCTACCCGACAATGTTTGGAAGCCTTTACGAACGCCATCTTCCAACGAAATATCTGTTGGCAAGCCTGATACGAATTGATCGACCAATTGCGATTTGTAACCAAGATTTAACAACGCAGATGTAATTTGTGTCAGAGTTTCTGACTTCACTTTCGTTGTTTCTTCGATAGAAACCAATTTGCCTTTCAAAGTCAGAATGATCTGCTCTGCCGTTTTCTTACCGACTTTAGGTAAAGCGGAAAGACCTTTGGCATTACCCGCTTCAATCAATTCATGAATTTGCGCAGGACGACCGCCCGACAAAATGCTCAACGCCATTTTTGGACCGACGCCATTTACTTTCAACAGCGACAAGAACAAAGATTTTTCTTCTTTTGAGTGAAAACCAAAAAGCGTCAAAGCATCTTCACGCACGTGAGTGTGAATCCACACGATGATGTCTTTACCTAACAACGTTTGGAAGTCTTCCAACGTATAAGCTGAAGAATAGATTTCATAGCCTACGCCATGTACGTCAATAAGTGCTGAGTCGCTCAACACTTCAATAATTTTTCCGCGTAGGTACCCGATCATAAATTCACCGCTCTTTGTATAACTAATTTCTTTTTAATTTCGAAAGCATGATAGCAAGCCATCGCCAAGGCATCGGAAGCATCGATGCGATTGATCGCTTTGATGTTCAAGATGGCTTTCAAAACCGCTTGCACATCTTCTTTGCTGGAACCACCGTTGCCAGTGATTCCTTTTTTGACAGATCTTGTGGCGTACTCTTCAACCTTGGCTTTACCAAGTCCGGCTTCGTACATAATCACACCACGCGCGTGACCCAGCTTAAATGCACTGTCAGCATTTTTCCCCAGAAAGATTTTCTCAATCACCACTTGATGAGGTTTGTATTTCTCCATGACTTCGCGAAACGCAGAGCCAAGTTCTGCCATACGCACAGGAAAGTCTTCCTCTGCATCAAGCAAAATCACACCGTGATTGATATGTTCAATTTTTCCGTTTTCAACGCGCACGACGCCGAAACCAGTAATGCGGGAACCCGGGTCCACACCAAGAATCGTCAAACTCATAGAGATAATTTCACGCCGAAGGTATTGCTTAGTCAATGAATCTGCTTTAAGATTTTTTTATCGAAGACCGGAGAACGCGGATTGATGCCGAAAATTGAAGCTAGCGCAGTTGAAAGATATCAGAATATCCTCGCAAAAGACCCTGCGTCTCAGGTTTTCGCGCCTTTGGCTGAAGCTTATCGCGAGATGGGCATGGTGAAAGAGGCTCTGGCAACTGTGACTGCGGGCGTTCAACGCCACCCGCAATTTGTGGGAGGATTGGTCACATACGCTAAAATTCTGCGTGACACCGGAAAATTTGCTCAAGCTTTAGACATTCTGAAACGCGCGACAGGCTTGGCTCCCGAGAATATCTTAGCTCATCAATTAACTGCGGAAGTTCAACTTGCGAATAAAAATCCGAAGGAAGCATTGAAGGCTTTCAAGATGGTTTTATTCTTAAATCCGAACTCTCAATCAGCGCAAAAAGCTGTGCAGAAATTAGAATCTTTGACTGCGGACGAATACGACGAAGAAGTTTTCGCGATGGCGAAACTTCCACAGGTCAACTTAGATGCTCCGCCTGAAAAACCAGCACCGGAAACTCCCGCAATTCCAGAGCCGATGTACAAACCTGCACCACCGCCTAAAAATAAGGCGATGGAACGAATGTTGTCTTTGATTGATGCCTTCATCGTGCGCAACGATTTAGAAAAAGCGCATGCTCTTTTAAAAGATACACGTGTGGAATTTGGCGATCATCCCGAAATTCAAAGACGTATGAAGACCCTTCAAGTTCGTTATAATGAACCTGAAGAGCCAATGCCACTGAAGCCTTTGCGCTCGCGTGAAGAACTCATCCAACAAAAGAAGCTCGAAGTTTTAGAAATGATGCTTCGCAAAATCGAAGACTATCGCTCTCAGATTTGACTTCCCCCCTGCGTTCTAGGCATATTGGTTCTTTCCAATTGAAAGAGGACTACTATGTACGAAACGTCGGATTTTAGAAAAAACTTGAAGATCATGGTTGAAGGCAAGCCTTACGTGATCGTGGATTTCCAACACGTTAAGCCTGGTAAAGGCAACCAATTCACTCGCACAAAATTGAGAAACATGCTGACAGGTCAAAACCTTGAAGTAACTTTCAAATCTGGTGAAAAATTCGAAGTACCAAACGTTGAAAACAAAGAGATGAACTTCTTGTACAAAGACGACACTGGTTTCAACTTCATGTCGAATGAAACTTACGAGCAAATCGCAATGTCTGAAGAAGACCTTGGCGAATCTAAATACTACCTAACTGAAGGCCTTAAAGTTGTAGTTCTTTTCTACAATGAAAAAGCTGTTGCAGTTGACGTTCCAAAAGCTGTGAACTTGGCAGTTGCTAAAACGGACCCAGGTATCAAAGGTGACCGTGTTACTGGCGCAACTAAACCAGCAACTATGGAAACGGGCTTGAATGTTGGCGTGCCTTTGCACATCAACGAAGGCGACGTTCTTCGCATCGATACTTCGACTGGCGAATACGTAGAGCGCGTCAGCCAAAAGTAATTGGCAAAAATAGTTCGATAACGCGAAATATTAAGTCTCCGCAAACACTCGTTTTTATATAAAAATACGAGTGAACTTTAGACTCCCGCGCAAGCGGGAGACTGAAGGCAGCGTAGGAGACTTTTTTCTTGTCCACTTTCATTGAGTTAGAAATTCAAAATTTGCTGAATCAGACTCAAGATCTTGATGAAGTGGCCGCACGTTTAACGAGTGCACTTGAATCTTCTCCGGACCAATTTACTTCCGACAACATCACAGCTTATGCGCGCTTCTTGAATGCAAGTGGTAGACACCACAAGCTGACTGAATTTATTTTGCATCACCTTGATAACGAAAACTTCCCAGTACCCTGGCCGTATTTTTTTGAAGCCTTGGGACATTCCACTTTAGAGCTTGATGCAAAAACTGTAAAAGCCGTTGTTGAAGGTGTGATCGAAGCCGGCGCTGAAAGCGAAGCTTCACGCTCACAGGCTTTGAACAAGTACGAACCGTTGATTGGCGAATGGCGTAGCAATCGCAAATACAAAATTCACCGCGACTATTCGAAAAACAAAAAGGCCCTGCTGGATCAATTGATCACTCTGCGCACGCAGCAATTGTACGAACAAGAAAAAAATCTTCTGCAACGTCTGCAAAAACTTTATCCAGGTGATAACGACATCCAACGCGAAGTTCGTGAACACCAGCAACGTTATGCTTTAGAGATTCTTTCGCGTCGCTCGCCAAAAGCCCGCACTATCACTGCGGAAGATTTGCAAGTTCGCGATCCACAAGTTGAAGAGACTTTGAAAATCGTTTTGCAATCCATGCTTGAACACGCAGAACAAGAACCAGATATGGCTTTTGATTTTGCCGTCGCAGCGTTCATGCTTGAAGGCTATGAAGAAGCTTTAGCGATTTTAAAATTCTGCGAACCTACAGAAGCATTATTGTGGTTGCACCTTGAAGTTCTTTTGAAGTGCCGTCGCTTTGTGGAATTGCTGACTGGGATTGCACACGTTGAACTTTCTTTATCTCATGATCCGGAAACTTTCTTTGCAACAGCGTACTTGCGTGCGCAAGCATTGTGGGGCTTGGGACAAAAACATACAGCCATTGAAGTGATGGAAGGATTGCTAGCCTCTCGCCCTCACTATCGCGCGGCAAGTGCTTTGCTTAGTATTTGGAGCGGTCAATGAAGCGCGTCTTCTGGATCCTGATCACTCCAACATTGGTGTTCTTGATTTTGTGGGGCCTTGGCAGTTGGCTGATCATTCCGCGTGTTGAGCAATGGGCCCTTAAGGAATTGCAAAGCTATTCGAAGTCATCCCTGCCCGTCGATATTTCTGCGGCAAAATTGCGTTTGCGTATTTTACGTCCCTCGCTTTCGATGGAAGACATTCAAATTACTCCAAAGGGTGATTTGACGAAAATGCTTTCAAACATTCGTATCGCCAGTGCGCGTGTGCATTTGGATTTCTTCCAATTGCTTGGCGGTCGAGTCAATCTTTCGGCAGTGGTTGTGGATACACCGGAAGTTCGTATTAACGTTGATTCTTTATTGGAAGATAAGACTCCATCCAAACCACTTCCCATTGATGAGATCTTTGCGATCACAGAAAAACTTCCGCTACAAAAAATCTTTGTTCAGAATGTTCACGTGTTAGTTGAATCACCTAAAGCCGGTTTTGCAGTTGAAGTGCAAAATGGTGGTTTGCTTTTAACAAACATGGGCAAGAACATCACAGCGAAGGCGGACGTTCCTAGCTTGCAAGTGAATATGAAAGAATTCGGCAACTACAGCGGTTCTTTCGACACACACATGTATTTAACTCGTCAGTCATTGCGCATTTTGCAGTTAGGCGCTCATCTTGATCAATCCGAATTCATTGTGCGTGGCGAGCTGACGCCGTTTAAAGACATCACGGTTAAACCCGCTGGTGTTATGTCACTATCTGCAAAAGTTTCTTTGGCAGACGTTTTTAATGAACTGAAAAAAGCTCGCCCCGATTTGAAGCTGCCTGAACTTTCGGGCAACGTAACGACAGAAGCAGAAGCTCGTTTCAATGGTACGAATGATGTGCGCGGCAATGCGCAGATTACAACTCAAGCGGTTGTTGTCGGTAAATTCGAGTTGGGCGACGCAAGCATTCAGGGCCAATATAAAAATCGCGTCGTCTCGTTTTCAGAAGTGAATCTGAAACACCCCGCCGGCAATGCTTCTTTAACTAATTCACAAATTGATCTAGATAATGGCATTTCGTTTAAGACTCGTGCCAAAGTGGAATCTTTGGATTTGCAGAAACTTTTTGTTTCTATCGATCTTAAAAATATTCCAGCGGGCCTTGAAGCCAGCGGTGAGTTCCCGTGTTCAGGCCAGGTGAAGCCTAATTTTTCGGTCGTGTGTGATGGCGCAAAACTTTCTGCCAAAGATATTTGGGTAAAATCTGAAAACAATAAAAAAGGCACGGCTATCTTAAACATCAATACGATGAGTGCCAATGGTCGCGTTGAAGTGACGTCACAAGCTGTGGCCTACAACGCCAACTTGGCCTTAGGCGATAGCACTGGCACAAGTGACGGCGTCATCGATTTCGATAAGGGCTTTAAGATCAATTATAAAACGAAAAGTCTGGATTTTAAGAACGTCAAAAATCTTGCGAATCTTAAAATGAAAGGCAGCGCGAGTATTGAAGGCACGACAGAAGGCAACTCTGACACCGCCACGTTCAATATGAGCCTCAATGCCCGCGATTTTGTTTTTGAAGATTTTGACTTAGGCAATGTCATTTCCAATGTCAGTCTTCTGCACGGTCACTTGTTGTTTAAAGATATCGCCGGTGCACAGAACAAAACGCAATACATTGGTGATTTGGACGTTGATCTTACGAACAGCCGCTTATCAGGACAGATTTCTTCACCGACAACAGAACTTGCTGATGTTGCAAAAATTCTGGATGGTTTCTATCGCTTCCCGATCGCTGTTTCTGGTACGGGTGCTGCAAAAGCCCACATTGATGGTCCACTGAATTTCTGGAAGATGAATTACCATGTGGAATCAAGCTTCAAGAACGTGGGCTTGGGGACTGAGAATTTCGATCAACTTCACTTCAATGTGGACGCGACGAATGGCAACTTGAAAGCCACGAAAGTTCAATTGTTGAAAAATGCGTCGGTCATTAATGTCACTGGCGGCATTTCTTCTGAACA containing:
- the efp gene encoding elongation factor P, whose protein sequence is MYETSDFRKNLKIMVEGKPYVIVDFQHVKPGKGNQFTRTKLRNMLTGQNLEVTFKSGEKFEVPNVENKEMNFLYKDDTGFNFMSNETYEQIAMSEEDLGESKYYLTEGLKVVVLFYNEKAVAVDVPKAVNLAVAKTDPGIKGDRVTGATKPATMETGLNVGVPLHINEGDVLRIDTSTGEYVERVSQK
- a CDS encoding translocation/assembly module TamB, producing the protein MKRVFWILITPTLVFLILWGLGSWLIIPRVEQWALKELQSYSKSSLPVDISAAKLRLRILRPSLSMEDIQITPKGDLTKMLSNIRIASARVHLDFFQLLGGRVNLSAVVVDTPEVRINVDSLLEDKTPSKPLPIDEIFAITEKLPLQKIFVQNVHVLVESPKAGFAVEVQNGGLLLTNMGKNITAKADVPSLQVNMKEFGNYSGSFDTHMYLTRQSLRILQLGAHLDQSEFIVRGELTPFKDITVKPAGVMSLSAKVSLADVFNELKKARPDLKLPELSGNVTTEAEARFNGTNDVRGNAQITTQAVVVGKFELGDASIQGQYKNRVVSFSEVNLKHPAGNASLTNSQIDLDNGISFKTRAKVESLDLQKLFVSIDLKNIPAGLEASGEFPCSGQVKPNFSVVCDGAKLSAKDIWVKSENNKKGTAILNINTMSANGRVEVTSQAVAYNANLALGDSTGTSDGVIDFDKGFKINYKTKSLDFKNVKNLANLKMKGSASIEGTTEGNSDTATFNMSLNARDFVFEDFDLGNVISNVSLLHGHLLFKDIAGAQNKTQYIGDLDVDLTNSRLSGQISSPTTELADVAKILDGFYRFPIAVSGTGAAKAHIDGPLNFWKMNYHVESSFKNVGLGTENFDQLHFNVDATNGNLKATKVQLLKNASVINVTGGISSEQVMNLLVDGKNWRLEESSMINKINSNIYGNLNFSSEIKDTTRDPHVMIKGAITDTVLEDQEIPNSNFVVKLDKRSISGQVSLFGDKMNGEFQFPYDKGTVPMIVKMKTNKWNFSSLLAMVGGANLAAEYDSSLTSNIDLRSNSGEFFRSSGKIHIDHFFLKRGHMSLTNSGPIDVTSENGVINFRNFLLQGPQNSIRVSGNNFTTERLNLGVETKVDLRLLQIFMPFLEDLGGPLNISANISGPMLRPQILGTANLANAFVKLKGFPHPIERLSTEVAFSQSRIMINDIRGQMAGGTITGEGSITIKGIKDLPTSIQLRAENVSLNVPDKIRTNGTADLTFAGHWFPFTLSGVYHVSGGIVEKEFTGGSSGIVDVRQSVYLPKVIRETQFEPILLDLQIILDRPLAVKNSIFDGSASGNLQVKGPPTNPILLGRIQAEKKSKLIFKDKVFDIQNATIDFNDTTEINPILFATATARVNEYDLTLIAQGPAKSLQIKMASVPPLSDQDIISLIALGVTSTSLDQTAGAQKNVAENAGLEIGGAVIAKPINKITESTIGFNVAVTSQYDSTRNISIPKITLSRKLSERFKVSGSRSVGDIEGYDVKLEYLLNSNWNAVGSYENKSLYENGTLQNTQQEMESVFGLDLEFKREFK